In one Deinococcus detaillensis genomic region, the following are encoded:
- a CDS encoding SDR family oxidoreductase — protein MRILFIGGTGIISSACSQLALERGYELYLLNRGQSSRPIQAGAKELHGDVRDPASVRAALGDLTFDAVVNWVAFTPQHIETDLELFRGRTRQYVFISSASAYQKPVGHLPITESTPLHNPFWKYSRDKIACEERLTRAYREDGFPVSIIRPSHTYDQTLLPMDGGYTVVDRMRRGQPVIVHGDGTSLWTLTHHRDFAVGFVGLLGREQVIGDSVQITGDEWLTWNQIFGEVARAAGTTAEIVHVPSEVIATFDAQWGAGLLGDKSHSVIFDNTKLKRLVPEYRASIPFARGIEEVMAWYDADPARQVVNAELNRTMDAIIEQIQRVRP, from the coding sequence ATGCGAATTCTGTTTATCGGCGGCACCGGCATTATCAGCTCCGCTTGCTCACAACTCGCCCTGGAGCGCGGCTATGAGCTCTATCTGCTCAACCGGGGCCAGTCCAGCCGCCCTATCCAAGCGGGCGCAAAGGAACTGCACGGCGACGTCCGCGACCCTGCCAGCGTGCGGGCCGCGCTGGGCGACCTCACTTTCGACGCGGTGGTCAACTGGGTGGCCTTCACGCCTCAGCACATCGAAACCGACTTAGAGTTGTTCAGGGGCCGCACCCGGCAATACGTTTTTATCAGCTCGGCCTCGGCATACCAAAAGCCAGTCGGCCACCTGCCCATCACCGAGTCCACGCCTCTGCACAATCCGTTCTGGAAGTATTCCCGCGACAAGATCGCCTGCGAGGAACGACTGACGCGGGCCTACCGCGAGGACGGCTTTCCGGTGAGTATTATTCGGCCCTCGCACACCTACGACCAGACCTTGCTGCCGATGGACGGCGGCTACACCGTGGTCGACCGGATGCGGCGGGGCCAACCGGTGATCGTTCACGGCGACGGCACCTCACTGTGGACACTGACCCACCACCGCGACTTTGCTGTGGGCTTCGTCGGCTTGTTGGGCAGAGAACAGGTCATAGGCGACTCAGTTCAGATTACTGGTGACGAATGGCTGACCTGGAACCAGATTTTTGGGGAAGTGGCGCGGGCCGCCGGAACCACTGCCGAAATCGTGCACGTACCCTCCGAGGTGATCGCCACCTTCGATGCCCAGTGGGGCGCGGGGCTGCTGGGCGACAAGTCCCACAGCGTCATTTTTGACAACACCAAGCTCAAACGGTTAGTGCCGGAGTACCGGGCCAGCATTCCCTTCGCACGCGGCATAGAGGAAGTGATGGCCTGGTACGACGCCGACCCGGCGCGGCAAGTGGTCAACGCCGAGCTGAACCGGACGATGGACGCCATCATCGAGCAGATTCAGCGGGTGCGGCCCTGA
- a CDS encoding ABC transporter substrate-binding protein has translation MKKLALLSALLTLALPTAAQAQTPAKPVTVRLQLKWFPQAQFAGFFVAQAKGYFKDEGLDVQLLPIGDQSPIQTVATGAADFGTTWITDLLTARQQGIQVVHIAQIFQKSGFTLVALKSSGINKPADFKGKRVGLWPSGNEYPAVALMKKYGLTSSLDSTVANPSVQAVTYPFDPSIVFPDKVDLVSAMTYNEIDQIIGLGYSMDKLKIFKAPDYGVNLLEDLMFTSQKVLDDKNFKGSGMSGKEIAARLVRASIKGWDYAVKHKAEAVNIVLPLCGNTCKGSGTRSDAKEHQTWQMNEVAKLYNAGPTMQGRAGYLDPALYKSNVALLKDLGILKADPSAGAVDYSVWQMATGKK, from the coding sequence ATGAAGAAACTCGCGCTGCTGTCCGCCCTGCTCACCCTCGCTCTGCCCACTGCCGCCCAGGCACAAACGCCCGCCAAGCCCGTGACTGTCAGACTCCAGCTCAAGTGGTTTCCGCAGGCCCAGTTCGCGGGATTTTTCGTGGCGCAGGCCAAAGGCTATTTCAAGGACGAGGGCTTGGACGTTCAGCTACTCCCAATTGGTGATCAGTCGCCGATTCAAACGGTGGCCACCGGAGCCGCCGACTTCGGCACCACCTGGATCACCGACCTGTTGACCGCTCGCCAGCAAGGCATTCAGGTGGTTCACATCGCCCAGATCTTCCAGAAATCCGGCTTCACCTTGGTGGCGCTCAAGTCCAGCGGCATCAATAAGCCCGCCGACTTCAAAGGCAAACGGGTGGGTTTGTGGCCCAGCGGCAACGAATACCCCGCTGTGGCGCTGATGAAAAAGTACGGCCTGACCAGCAGCCTGGACAGCACGGTGGCCAATCCCAGCGTGCAGGCCGTCACCTATCCGTTCGATCCCAGCATTGTTTTCCCCGACAAAGTCGATCTGGTCTCGGCCATGACTTACAACGAAATCGATCAGATCATCGGGCTGGGATACAGCATGGACAAGCTCAAAATCTTCAAAGCGCCAGATTACGGTGTCAATTTGCTGGAAGACTTGATGTTCACCTCGCAGAAAGTGCTGGATGACAAGAACTTCAAAGGCAGCGGGATGAGCGGCAAGGAAATCGCTGCCCGTCTGGTTCGCGCTTCTATCAAGGGCTGGGATTACGCGGTCAAGCACAAAGCTGAAGCGGTCAATATCGTCTTGCCGCTGTGCGGAAACACCTGCAAGGGTTCCGGCACCCGCTCGGACGCCAAAGAGCACCAGACTTGGCAGATGAACGAAGTCGCCAAGCTCTACAACGCTGGCCCGACCATGCAGGGCCGCGCCGGATACCTTGACCCGGCTCTTTATAAATCGAACGTCGCTTTGCTTAAAGATCTCGGCATTCTCAAAGCTGACCCATCGGCGGGCGCAGTCGATTACAGCGTTTGGCAAATGGCAACCGGTAAGAAGTAA
- the preA gene encoding NAD-dependent dihydropyrimidine dehydrogenase subunit PreA has translation MPDLSINFAGIRAPNPFWLASAPPTNSGYQVSKAFEYGWGGAVWKTIGPPVLNISNRYGGLSIGSQRLLAINNVELISDRPLEVNLREIAEVKRLWPDRAVIVSAMVDALPEAWRDIVMKIEDTGADGIELNYGCPQGMSERGMGAAVGQVPEMCELNTQWVTSITRLPVIVKLTPNITHIVEPAHAALKGGANALSLINTINSVMSVNLDTLMVTPNIGGRGTHGGYAGPAVKPIALNLLTELMTDAGVLRSGVPICGMGGIVTWKDAAEFMLLGASAVQICTAVMHYGYRIVEDMIDGLSNWMEDKGFETIYDFSGKSLEQFSTFGQLDLSYQAVARIDPDKCIQCNLCYVACNDTAHQCIDLYSPDGLRVDPGFDPRVSGKQVADSRSTPVVREPDCVGCALCANVCPVDGCIEMVSVPSGRESVTWDQLSAERPLVTQDWSAMEAYRKEAGIEIH, from the coding sequence ATGCCAGATCTGTCCATCAATTTTGCCGGTATTCGCGCTCCCAATCCGTTCTGGCTGGCCTCCGCGCCGCCGACCAATTCCGGCTATCAGGTCAGTAAGGCCTTTGAATACGGCTGGGGTGGAGCCGTCTGGAAGACCATCGGCCCGCCCGTGCTGAACATCTCGAATCGCTACGGTGGTTTGAGCATCGGCAGTCAGCGGTTACTCGCCATCAACAACGTGGAACTGATTTCAGACCGCCCACTAGAAGTCAACTTGCGCGAAATTGCCGAGGTTAAGCGGCTGTGGCCTGACCGCGCCGTGATCGTCAGTGCAATGGTGGACGCTCTGCCCGAAGCGTGGCGCGACATCGTGATGAAGATCGAGGACACTGGCGCAGACGGGATCGAACTCAATTACGGCTGCCCTCAGGGCATGAGCGAGCGCGGGATGGGCGCGGCGGTCGGCCAGGTGCCGGAGATGTGCGAACTCAATACCCAGTGGGTCACGTCCATCACACGACTGCCAGTCATCGTCAAGCTGACACCCAATATCACCCACATCGTCGAACCGGCCCACGCGGCGCTTAAGGGCGGGGCCAACGCCTTATCGCTCATCAACACCATCAATTCGGTGATGAGCGTCAACCTCGACACGCTGATGGTCACGCCCAATATCGGCGGGCGCGGCACCCACGGCGGCTACGCGGGGCCAGCCGTCAAACCGATTGCTCTGAACCTGCTGACCGAACTGATGACCGACGCGGGCGTACTGAGAAGCGGCGTGCCGATCTGCGGCATGGGCGGCATCGTGACCTGGAAGGACGCCGCCGAATTCATGCTGTTGGGCGCGAGTGCCGTGCAAATCTGCACTGCCGTTATGCACTACGGCTACCGCATCGTGGAAGACATGATCGACGGCCTGAGCAACTGGATGGAAGACAAGGGGTTTGAAACGATCTACGACTTTTCCGGTAAATCGCTGGAGCAGTTCAGCACTTTTGGGCAGCTTGATTTGAGTTATCAAGCGGTGGCGAGAATTGACCCGGACAAGTGTATTCAGTGCAACCTATGTTATGTGGCCTGCAATGATACGGCCCACCAGTGCATTGATCTTTACTCGCCGGACGGATTGAGAGTCGATCCGGGCTTTGATCCGCGCGTCAGCGGCAAGCAGGTGGCCGACAGCCGCTCGACACCTGTTGTGCGTGAACCCGATTGCGTGGGCTGTGCGCTGTGCGCTAACGTCTGTCCGGTGGATGGCTGCATCGAGATGGTCAGCGTGCCGAGTGGCCGAGAAAGTGTGACCTGGGATCAGCTCAGCGCCGAGCGACCCTTGGTCACGCAGGATTGGAGCGCGATGGAAGCGTATCGGAAGGAAGCGGGGATTGAGATTCACTGA
- a CDS encoding ABC transporter substrate-binding protein: MNRKNTLCTLALGLSLLGAAQAQTTIKIGAITSLTGRFAEFGKQQMAGFKVAVDEINRKGGINGQKIELQVEDNASDVNKGLSAAEKLVNAGVPLVICEYSSSLVKAQAQYLARQKVPALVVTSSGDDITNPGNDYIFRLNQPATEYARVLFNIFRDNKFKTVAMITGTGAFEKSVADAARGFAKEYGMTLVEDQSYDKGLTDFRPVLNRIKAKNPDALFMVSYAEDSVALMRQAREVGVKPKLFAGGAAGFALPDFIKDGGSAADNVLVATAWIKELRYPGTQKLHVDLVKALGGAEPSYHAAQAYAGVLVAADAIKRAGSTDREKVKAALNTTNMQTAFGPIVFKDFEGFKNQNPIAMVAEQVQGGKFVPVYPKSASPLKIKFER, encoded by the coding sequence ATGAACAGGAAGAACACGCTTTGCACGCTGGCCCTCGGCCTTTCTCTGCTGGGAGCCGCCCAGGCCCAGACCACCATCAAAATCGGGGCCATTACCTCGCTGACGGGCCGCTTCGCCGAGTTCGGCAAGCAGCAGATGGCAGGCTTTAAAGTCGCCGTGGACGAGATCAACCGCAAGGGCGGCATCAACGGCCAGAAAATCGAGTTGCAGGTTGAGGACAATGCCAGCGACGTGAACAAGGGCCTCTCTGCTGCCGAGAAACTGGTCAACGCGGGTGTGCCGCTGGTGATCTGCGAGTACTCCAGCAGTCTGGTCAAAGCGCAGGCGCAGTACTTGGCCCGTCAGAAAGTTCCGGCTCTGGTGGTCACCAGCAGCGGCGACGACATCACCAACCCCGGCAACGACTACATCTTCCGGCTCAACCAACCGGCCACCGAGTACGCCCGTGTGCTGTTCAATATCTTCCGCGACAACAAATTCAAGACCGTGGCGATGATTACCGGCACCGGGGCCTTCGAGAAGTCGGTGGCCGACGCGGCGCGGGGCTTTGCCAAGGAATACGGCATGACGCTGGTGGAAGATCAGAGCTACGACAAAGGCCTGACCGACTTCCGGCCCGTCCTCAACCGCATCAAGGCCAAGAATCCCGACGCGCTGTTCATGGTCAGCTACGCCGAGGACTCGGTGGCACTGATGCGTCAGGCCCGCGAGGTGGGCGTCAAACCCAAATTGTTCGCGGGCGGAGCGGCAGGCTTTGCGCTGCCCGACTTCATCAAAGATGGTGGCAGCGCCGCCGACAACGTGCTGGTCGCCACCGCCTGGATCAAGGAACTGCGCTACCCCGGCACCCAGAAGCTGCACGTCGATCTGGTCAAGGCGCTGGGCGGAGCGGAGCCGAGCTACCATGCCGCCCAGGCCTACGCGGGCGTGCTGGTGGCCGCCGACGCCATCAAGCGGGCGGGCAGCACCGACCGCGAGAAAGTCAAAGCGGCGCTGAATACCACCAACATGCAGACCGCTTTCGGCCCGATTGTCTTCAAGGACTTTGAAGGCTTCAAGAACCAGAACCCGATTGCCATGGTCGCCGAGCAGGTGCAGGGCGGCAAATTCGTGCCGGTCTACCCCAAGTCGGCCTCGCCCCTGAAAATCAAATTCGAGCGCTGA
- a CDS encoding ABC transporter permease, which translates to MAATSVSLRAPASRSVSGWPLLLLSALGLLALSFVLAGRAAPPDSALVWLLGVLALLLLGVFGIRQSAQGQTLAARIVPAAATLILLVLAAEALLRAYGVPTGLIPTPSKVALSLWAARVVLLQDAYYTFVLEALLGFVIGTLAGLLLALAAVRFRFLERGVLPYAALLSSVPIVALAPVVIKAVGLGWSSKTIIVAVTVLFPVVINAVRGLQSAQPMHLDLMHSYAASPTQVFREVRWPSALPFVFTALRVSSTLALINAIVAEFFGTEGHGLGFRIQIEVGRFGLDIVWAAIVVASVIGVSFYLLISAAERLMLPGRT; encoded by the coding sequence ATGGCGGCGACCAGTGTGAGTTTGAGAGCGCCCGCTTCCCGCTCAGTTTCTGGCTGGCCGCTGCTGCTGCTCTCGGCGCTGGGCTTGCTGGCCCTGAGTTTTGTTCTGGCTGGCCGCGCCGCGCCGCCCGACTCGGCTCTGGTGTGGCTGCTGGGTGTGCTGGCCCTGCTGCTGCTGGGCGTCTTCGGCATCCGGCAAAGCGCTCAGGGTCAGACGCTGGCCGCCCGAATTGTTCCCGCTGCCGCCACCCTGATTCTGCTGGTGCTGGCTGCCGAAGCCCTGCTCCGCGCTTACGGCGTGCCGACGGGCCTGATTCCCACGCCCAGCAAAGTCGCTCTCTCGCTGTGGGCCGCCCGCGTGGTGCTGCTGCAAGACGCCTATTACACCTTTGTGCTGGAAGCGCTGCTGGGCTTCGTCATCGGCACATTGGCGGGCCTGCTGCTGGCGCTGGCGGCGGTACGCTTCCGCTTTCTGGAGCGCGGCGTGCTGCCTTACGCGGCGCTGCTCTCCAGCGTACCGATTGTGGCGCTGGCCCCGGTGGTCATCAAAGCAGTGGGCCTGGGCTGGTCGTCCAAGACCATCATCGTGGCCGTCACGGTGCTGTTCCCGGTGGTCATCAACGCGGTGCGCGGCCTGCAAAGTGCCCAGCCGATGCACCTTGACCTGATGCACTCCTACGCCGCCTCGCCCACCCAGGTCTTCCGCGAGGTGCGCTGGCCGTCCGCCCTGCCGTTCGTCTTCACTGCCCTGCGCGTCAGCTCCACGCTGGCCCTGATCAACGCCATCGTGGCCGAGTTTTTCGGCACCGAGGGGCACGGTCTGGGCTTCCGCATTCAGATCGAAGTCGGCAGGTTTGGACTTGACATCGTTTGGGCCGCTATTGTGGTGGCGTCGGTCATCGGCGTTTCCTTTTATTTGCTGATCTCGGCGGCTGAGCGGCTCATGTTGCCAGGACGAACCTGA
- the hydA gene encoding dihydropyrimidinase produces the protein MTLLIQNGEIVSDGQRYRADILVKGETITQIGEQLSAPADARVIDASGKYIFPGFIDPHVHIHLPFMGTFAKDTHTTGSIAALMGGTTTYIEMLAPAGSERLSAGWKTWTDLAEGKSACDYSFHIGVTRWDKTTEATLRKLVAQGMKSFKVFLAYKGAFGIDDNALYQVCKLAAELGVIVTAHCENADLVSQLQQKLLAEGKTGSEWHEPSRPEGVEAEGTAHFATFIEMTGARGYVVHLSNARSLEAALEAKERGVDLAVEVVIPHLLLDKTYAEREGVEGAKYVMSPPLRDRGNHRALWEALERGQIDTVATDHCPFDVAQKHMGDDDFTKIPNGIPAIEDRANLLYTYGVSRSRLSLERFVDAVSTRAAQLFGLYPRKGTVSVGSDADLVIYDPHYRGTISAATSHMNNDYSGFEGFELDGRPEIVTVRGEVAVENGEFVGTVGRGELLRR, from the coding sequence ATGACCCTACTCATCCAAAATGGTGAAATCGTTTCCGACGGCCAGCGCTACCGGGCCGACATTCTGGTGAAAGGCGAGACCATTACCCAGATTGGCGAGCAGCTCAGCGCCCCGGCAGATGCAAGGGTGATAGACGCCAGCGGCAAATACATTTTCCCCGGCTTTATTGATCCGCACGTGCATATCCATTTGCCGTTCATGGGCACCTTCGCCAAAGACACCCACACCACCGGTTCCATCGCCGCACTGATGGGTGGAACCACCACTTATATAGAGATGCTGGCCCCCGCCGGAAGCGAACGGCTCTCGGCAGGCTGGAAAACCTGGACGGATCTGGCCGAGGGCAAGAGCGCTTGCGATTACAGCTTTCACATTGGCGTGACCCGCTGGGACAAGACCACCGAAGCCACCTTGCGGAAGCTGGTGGCGCAGGGGATGAAGTCCTTCAAAGTGTTTCTGGCCTATAAGGGCGCGTTCGGGATTGACGACAACGCGCTTTATCAGGTGTGCAAACTGGCCGCCGAACTCGGCGTGATCGTCACCGCCCACTGCGAGAATGCCGATCTGGTGTCTCAGCTTCAGCAGAAATTACTGGCGGAGGGCAAAACCGGTTCCGAGTGGCATGAGCCGAGCCGCCCGGAGGGTGTGGAAGCCGAGGGCACCGCCCACTTCGCCACCTTCATCGAGATGACCGGCGCACGCGGCTACGTCGTTCACCTGTCCAACGCTCGCTCGCTGGAAGCCGCGCTGGAGGCCAAGGAACGCGGAGTCGATCTGGCCGTTGAAGTGGTGATTCCCCACCTGCTGCTCGATAAAACCTATGCCGAGCGGGAGGGCGTGGAGGGAGCCAAGTACGTGATGTCGCCGCCGCTGCGTGACCGGGGCAACCACCGCGCCCTGTGGGAAGCCCTGGAACGCGGGCAAATTGACACCGTTGCCACCGACCACTGTCCCTTTGACGTAGCCCAGAAACACATGGGCGACGACGATTTCACCAAGATTCCCAACGGCATTCCCGCCATCGAGGACCGCGCCAATCTGCTGTATACCTACGGCGTTAGCCGCAGCCGCCTCAGTCTGGAGCGCTTCGTGGACGCCGTGAGTACGCGGGCCGCGCAACTGTTCGGCCTCTACCCGCGCAAGGGCACCGTCTCGGTGGGCAGCGACGCTGATCTGGTGATTTACGATCCGCACTACCGGGGTACCATCAGCGCCGCCACCTCACACATGAACAATGATTACAGCGGCTTCGAGGGCTTTGAACTCGATGGCAGGCCCGAAATCGTGACGGTGCGCGGCGAGGTGGCGGTGGAAAACGGAGAATTTGTAGGTACGGTCGGGCGCGGGGAATTGCTGCGGCGCTGA
- a CDS encoding ABC transporter permease, whose product MLAVALVAVLIYWPLMLWANVGQAARSLASGADLGCGTALQCATQLRNPVIPAPQQFATGFQNLSVPPLAATSAPYNALVTGGETLLGLALASVLGLVLATLLVRSRSFERATLPWLVASQTVPIVALAPMLAVLLGQFGVQGFFPKAIIAAYIAFFPIAIGMAQGLRSPDPLQLDLMRTYRASPAQTFRLLQIPASLPYLFTSLKVAATAALVGSIVAEISTISFSGLGKMLAENSRASDTVALWVIMIYGAALGIALVALIGLLERLVTGWRRPV is encoded by the coding sequence ATGCTCGCGGTCGCTCTCGTTGCCGTCCTCATTTACTGGCCGCTGATGCTGTGGGCCAACGTGGGGCAGGCGGCCAGGTCGCTGGCCAGCGGGGCCGATCTGGGGTGCGGGACGGCCTTGCAGTGCGCCACTCAACTTCGCAATCCGGTGATTCCTGCGCCACAGCAGTTCGCCACTGGCTTTCAGAATCTCAGTGTGCCGCCGCTGGCCGCGACGAGTGCGCCGTATAACGCGCTGGTCACGGGCGGCGAGACCTTGCTCGGTCTGGCGCTGGCCTCGGTGCTGGGCCTCGTGCTGGCCACCTTGCTGGTTCGCAGCCGCAGCTTCGAGCGGGCCACCTTGCCCTGGCTGGTCGCCTCGCAAACCGTGCCAATTGTCGCGCTCGCGCCGATGCTGGCCGTGCTGCTGGGACAATTCGGGGTTCAGGGATTTTTCCCCAAAGCCATTATCGCCGCCTACATCGCCTTCTTTCCCATCGCTATTGGCATGGCGCAGGGGTTACGCAGCCCCGATCCCCTGCAACTCGATCTGATGCGAACGTACCGCGCCTCGCCTGCCCAGACGTTCAGGCTGCTACAAATTCCGGCCAGCCTGCCGTACCTGTTTACCTCGCTGAAAGTCGCGGCGACGGCGGCGCTGGTCGGCAGTATCGTGGCCGAGATCAGCACCATTTCGTTCAGCGGCCTGGGCAAGATGCTGGCCGAAAACTCGCGGGCCTCCGATACGGTGGCGCTGTGGGTCATCATGATTTACGGTGCGGCACTGGGCATCGCACTGGTGGCGCTGATCGGCTTGCTGGAGAGGCTGGTGACCGGATGGCGGCGACCAGTGTGA
- a CDS encoding ABC transporter ATP-binding protein, with product MTQTATTTPIVSVRDLSMIFPVPGGQTVALQDANLQIMPSEFISLIGPSGCGKTTLLRLMADLITPTGGELTVSGGTPRAARENRAYGYVFQAPALMEWRNVLGNVKLPLEVMNLPREGRDARAREMLKLVGLEKFERSYPWQLSGGMQQRVSIARALAFDPAILLMDEPFGALDEITRENLNLELLRLWRETGKTVVFVTHSISEAVFLSTRVVVMTARPGKIEGVVNIDLPQPRSDDSREDPRFFEYATQIRELLRKGHA from the coding sequence GTGACCCAGACCGCCACAACCACTCCCATCGTCTCTGTCCGCGATCTCAGTATGATTTTTCCGGTTCCGGGCGGGCAAACCGTCGCGCTCCAAGACGCCAATTTGCAGATCATGCCGAGCGAGTTCATCAGCTTGATCGGGCCTTCGGGCTGCGGCAAAACAACCTTGCTGCGCCTCATGGCCGATTTGATTACCCCAACGGGCGGGGAGCTGACCGTCAGCGGCGGCACACCCCGCGCCGCCCGTGAGAACCGCGCTTACGGTTACGTCTTTCAGGCTCCGGCCTTGATGGAGTGGCGCAACGTGCTGGGCAACGTCAAATTGCCGCTGGAAGTCATGAACTTGCCGCGTGAAGGCCGCGACGCCCGCGCCCGCGAGATGCTGAAACTGGTCGGGCTGGAGAAGTTCGAGCGCTCATATCCCTGGCAACTCTCCGGCGGAATGCAGCAGCGCGTCAGTATTGCCCGCGCCCTGGCCTTCGATCCGGCCATTTTGCTGATGGACGAGCCGTTCGGAGCGCTGGACGAAATTACCCGCGAGAATCTGAATCTGGAACTCCTGCGGCTGTGGCGCGAAACTGGCAAGACGGTGGTGTTCGTCACTCACTCCATCAGCGAGGCGGTGTTTCTCAGCACCCGCGTGGTGGTGATGACCGCCCGGCCCGGCAAGATCGAGGGCGTGGTCAACATCGATTTGCCCCAGCCCCGAAGTGACGACAGCCGCGAAGACCCGCGCTTTTTTGAGTACGCGACCCAGATTCGGGAGTTGCTGCGCAAGGGGCACGCTTGA
- a CDS encoding ABC transporter substrate-binding protein, whose product MKRTLLSLTALLLTGAAFAETINVGAITSLTGRFATFGKMQKAGFQVAIDEINAAGGVSGNKLALLLEDDASDTNKALAAAESLLNQKVPLIIGSYSSGITKPLSQYMARQKVPLLVATAVDETITKPGNAYTFRVNNQSSVYSRSLLDLFKRMNDSKAGTIKTVAVLTSNDAFGKSVYTDITTLFTKAGYQVVSKDTYDQGLTDFRPILNRYKALSPDAVLIASYEQDAVAVAKQVKEVGLAPKVIAGIATGFALPNFLDGAGSAADNMLVAMVWNPDVTYPGAQNLYVRLKKALGGEEPSQHAAQSYAAMLAAAAAIKQGGTDPEKVREALTKININTAFGPVKFRDYGGYQNQNAVVGLVTQVQGGKFVTVAPATAAKGKLMMSKK is encoded by the coding sequence ATGAAACGGACTTTGCTCAGCCTCACGGCCCTGCTGCTCACGGGCGCGGCCTTCGCCGAAACCATCAACGTCGGCGCAATCACCTCGCTGACCGGGCGCTTTGCCACCTTCGGAAAAATGCAGAAAGCTGGATTTCAGGTGGCCATCGACGAGATCAACGCGGCGGGCGGCGTCAGCGGCAACAAGCTGGCTCTGCTGCTCGAAGACGACGCCAGCGACACCAACAAAGCACTGGCCGCCGCCGAGTCGCTGCTCAACCAGAAAGTGCCGCTGATTATCGGCTCGTATTCTAGCGGCATCACCAAGCCTTTGTCGCAGTACATGGCCCGCCAGAAAGTGCCGCTGCTGGTTGCTACCGCCGTGGACGAAACCATCACTAAGCCCGGTAACGCCTACACCTTCCGGGTCAACAATCAGTCGAGCGTGTATTCGCGCAGCCTGCTCGATCTGTTCAAGCGGATGAACGACAGCAAGGCGGGCACCATCAAAACGGTAGCGGTGCTGACCAGCAACGACGCCTTCGGCAAGAGTGTTTACACCGACATCACCACCCTGTTTACCAAGGCGGGCTATCAGGTCGTTTCCAAGGACACCTACGATCAGGGCCTGACCGATTTCCGGCCCATTCTCAACCGTTACAAAGCCCTCAGCCCCGACGCCGTGCTGATCGCCAGCTACGAACAGGACGCGGTGGCGGTGGCCAAGCAGGTCAAGGAAGTGGGCCTCGCGCCCAAGGTGATCGCGGGCATTGCCACCGGCTTCGCGCTCCCCAACTTTCTGGACGGAGCAGGCAGCGCCGCCGACAACATGCTGGTGGCGATGGTCTGGAATCCCGACGTGACCTATCCTGGGGCGCAGAATCTGTATGTCCGCCTCAAGAAAGCGCTGGGCGGTGAGGAACCCAGCCAGCACGCCGCGCAGAGTTATGCCGCGATGCTGGCCGCTGCCGCCGCCATCAAGCAGGGCGGTACCGACCCCGAGAAAGTCCGCGAGGCGCTGACCAAAATCAATATCAATACCGCTTTCGGCCCGGTGAAGTTCCGCGATTACGGCGGCTACCAGAATCAAAACGCCGTGGTCGGCCTGGTCACGCAGGTGCAGGGCGGCAAATTCGTGACCGTTGCCCCCGCGACGGCGGCCAAGGGCAAGCTGATGATGTCGAAGAAGTGA
- a CDS encoding GntR family transcriptional regulator: protein MNLLRPVPSIRVVDAVHQRIRQAILTGELPPGARLSVPDLARRLDVSRSPIREAVLHLVAEGLAVEHSRRGAEVARVNLSDLLEIYAVRAALEGLAAQLCAESMSAADLTALRGVLDAQGAPAVSGDVAGYRELDLRFHQIIVQSCGNSRLAKSAEQLTAELSLATRLMADSAEHLRASHTEHRRIVAALIERRPDEAERAMREHLARVSGAVQAKVAAQSQVLSGPEPPQTAPQTIFSNSTANSILDHSPLGGTS, encoded by the coding sequence TTGAACCTGCTCCGTCCTGTTCCTTCAATTCGCGTGGTGGACGCCGTGCATCAGCGCATTCGGCAGGCCATTCTGACTGGCGAACTGCCGCCGGGAGCGCGGCTGAGCGTGCCGGATCTGGCGCGTCGGCTTGATGTTTCGCGCAGCCCGATTCGTGAGGCGGTGCTGCACTTGGTGGCCGAAGGGCTGGCCGTCGAGCATTCGCGGCGCGGCGCGGAAGTGGCCCGCGTTAATCTGAGCGACCTGCTCGAAATCTACGCGGTTCGCGCGGCGCTGGAGGGTCTGGCCGCTCAGTTGTGTGCCGAGTCGATGAGCGCCGCTGACCTCACCGCCCTGCGCGGCGTGCTGGACGCTCAGGGCGCACCCGCCGTCAGCGGCGACGTGGCAGGCTACCGTGAACTCGATTTACGTTTCCACCAGATCATCGTGCAGAGTTGTGGCAACTCGCGGCTGGCCAAGAGCGCCGAGCAACTTACCGCCGAGCTGAGTTTGGCGACCCGCCTGATGGCCGACAGCGCCGAGCATCTGCGGGCCAGCCACACCGAACACCGCCGCATCGTGGCTGCTCTGATCGAGCGCCGCCCTGACGAAGCCGAGCGAGCCATGCGTGAGCATCTGGCGCGGGTTTCGGGAGCGGTGCAGGCCAAAGTCGCCGCCCAGAGTCAGGTGCTGAGCGGCCCAGAACCGCCTCAAACAGCGCCGCAAACCATCTTTTCTAATTCGACCGCCAACTCTATTCTCGACCACTCACCGCTTGGAGGAACATCATGA